In the Methylophilus sp. 5 genome, one interval contains:
- a CDS encoding TonB-dependent siderophore receptor, producing MYQIFFLTAMLAFACALPAAEEGSTGADPIELPDVVVTGKKLNPLAIPVKTTVVTAEEIKAKGAQTVDEAVKDVAGLYVTGSNVKGRKVSQIRGSDANSTKVIIDGVMINGGGDARIDLSIIPTDNIEKIEIFKGPVPVIYGSNAPGGVIFITTKNASGKLSGSVGLARGSWGSEIYSASLAGSTENVSYYLGAKMSSTDGYDDNPNNIGGFKSHTAEDAHYLNGKLKWDINPEASLTVFGSYSETTRQLPNRYNATTRVGYPGGGSTLTMQNNYFGGGATGGGPTYDWGYDPIKESYLGSVYNQKLNENNDISLKLYRSELNSLLTTSGFQRIDWSGNTTGYELQHTIRIGNANTATWGYTEERRRFEEQTPLPPGTSPVTYASGDYNYTAKSYYLQDVWNVTRQLSMSLGFRHNEVEDHVAVKNVTWTRPANKEQKGVYSSDDPVLALNFRPIESIALRASIGKSFRAPTAMERSAPALTPLNSGGTIIPYFGATVVPEVGLNREVGVEASTDFGLRFGLTGFNRRITNMIKGAGGGGGHTQYFNIPEVEMVGYEAEFSQTIGESIRAFANYSYTNAYDTAMKLQVADIPLRKFSYGVNYTGSGFTAHVNVNYVGPVRSMYSQGSGNASSDGNYTNVVNGVATYFGTQNLPSYHVVDLKVNKTVGNNDYYVKVLNLFNQQYYTAAFLVAPGRYAEVGVTFKF from the coding sequence ATGTATCAAATTTTTTTTCTTACGGCCATGCTGGCTTTCGCCTGTGCTTTGCCCGCCGCAGAGGAAGGTAGCACGGGTGCTGACCCTATAGAGCTGCCTGATGTCGTAGTGACGGGTAAAAAATTAAATCCACTAGCAATCCCCGTGAAAACAACGGTTGTGACGGCAGAGGAGATCAAGGCCAAGGGAGCTCAAACAGTAGATGAAGCCGTGAAGGATGTCGCAGGTCTATACGTAACTGGCAGCAATGTGAAGGGCCGAAAGGTGTCGCAGATACGCGGTAGCGATGCCAATAGCACCAAGGTCATTATCGATGGGGTGATGATCAACGGCGGCGGAGACGCAAGAATCGATTTGTCTATCATCCCCACTGACAACATTGAGAAAATCGAAATATTCAAGGGGCCTGTTCCCGTCATATACGGCAGCAATGCGCCCGGTGGCGTGATATTCATCACAACAAAAAATGCCAGCGGAAAACTTTCCGGCTCGGTGGGGCTGGCCAGGGGAAGTTGGGGGTCAGAAATATATTCCGCCTCGCTGGCCGGCAGCACCGAAAATGTCAGCTACTACCTTGGCGCGAAGATGAGCAGCACAGACGGTTATGACGACAATCCGAACAATATCGGAGGCTTTAAAAGCCATACAGCCGAAGACGCGCACTACCTCAACGGAAAACTGAAGTGGGATATCAACCCGGAAGCTTCCCTTACTGTGTTCGGATCGTATTCGGAAACGACGAGGCAATTGCCGAACCGATATAACGCAACGACTCGTGTGGGGTATCCCGGTGGGGGCAGTACACTGACGATGCAAAACAATTATTTCGGCGGTGGCGCCACCGGTGGTGGTCCCACTTATGACTGGGGATATGACCCCATCAAGGAGTCATATTTGGGTTCTGTATACAATCAGAAACTGAACGAAAATAACGATATCAGCTTGAAGCTTTATCGATCCGAATTAAATAGTTTGCTCACAACATCCGGTTTCCAGCGTATAGATTGGAGTGGCAATACCACTGGCTATGAACTGCAACACACGATCAGGATCGGCAATGCCAATACAGCCACTTGGGGATATACAGAAGAAAGACGGCGCTTTGAGGAGCAAACCCCTCTGCCACCAGGCACTTCTCCGGTGACCTATGCCAGTGGCGACTACAATTACACAGCCAAAAGTTATTATCTGCAAGACGTGTGGAATGTCACCCGCCAACTCAGTATGAGCTTAGGCTTTAGGCACAATGAAGTCGAAGATCATGTCGCCGTCAAGAACGTCACATGGACGAGACCAGCCAATAAAGAGCAGAAAGGTGTGTACTCATCAGACGATCCAGTGTTGGCTTTGAATTTCAGGCCAATCGAAAGTATTGCATTGCGTGCTTCAATCGGTAAGAGTTTCAGAGCCCCCACCGCGATGGAGAGATCTGCACCCGCACTGACTCCGCTGAATAGCGGAGGAACGATTATTCCTTACTTTGGTGCTACTGTTGTGCCAGAAGTAGGTCTCAATCGTGAAGTGGGGGTAGAAGCTTCAACAGACTTTGGATTGAGGTTCGGCCTGACGGGGTTCAACCGACGCATTACGAACATGATCAAAGGTGCAGGCGGTGGTGGCGGGCACACCCAGTACTTCAACATACCCGAAGTTGAAATGGTGGGCTACGAGGCGGAATTTAGCCAAACGATTGGCGAAAGCATTAGGGCTTTTGCAAACTACTCTTATACGAATGCTTATGACACGGCGATGAAATTGCAAGTGGCCGATATTCCATTGCGTAAATTCTCATATGGCGTCAACTACACCGGGAGCGGCTTCACCGCACATGTGAACGTAAACTATGTTGGGCCGGTGAGAAGCATGTATAGCCAGGGTAGCGGCAACGCCAGTAGTGATGGAAATTATACTAACGTGGTTAATGGGGTCGCTACTTATTTCGGAACCCAAAATTTGCCGAGTTACCACGTGGTTGATTTGAAGGTCAATAAGACCGTGGGAAATAACGACTACTACGTCAAGGTGCTAAACCTGTTCAATCAACAATATTACACAGCGGCATTTCTTGTTGCCCCAGGTCGGTATGCTGAGGTTGGCGTCACGTTCAAGTTTTAG
- a CDS encoding FdhF/YdeP family oxidoreductase: protein MSQSKASIKPYHHPAAGWGALKQVAAQLALQKIPVKGIMTLLAQNQPDGFDCPGCAWPDKEHTSTFEFCENGVKAVAAEATAKRTPPAFFAKHTVTELMGWGDFELENEGRLTHPMRYNAVTDKYEEVSWDGAFALIAEHLNALANPNEAIFYTSGRAANEAAFLYQLFVREFGTNNFPDCSNLCHESTSMALPPTVGIGKGSVTLHDFEHADTILIFGQNPATNHPRMLGELREAAKRGARIVAINPLKERGLERFADPQSPFDMLSFKGSKISDLFIQPTLGGDLALIKGMIKFVIQWDDEAVKHGAERVVDIEFIEQHTNNFAAIAEDARQENWDVIVAESGVPLAQIEEIARIYATGDRVIATWGMGITQHKHGVATIQTLVNLMLLRGNIGKEGAGLCPVRGHSNVQGNRTVGIYEKMPVEFLDSLERVFDIKVPKTPGYDAVAAIQAMIDGKAKVFFGLGGNFSIATPDTDRTWEGMRNCDLTAHVTTKLNRSHLVHGKEALILPCLGRTEIDTQETGAQGVTVEDSMSMVHISYGMNKPASPHLLSEPAIVARLAHATLKQSKTPWLDYIKDYSKIRDVIEQTMPVAFKDYNERIKRPGGFRMPVPSSERIWNTPSGKAEFTLQAIPQNSPIHQAREQYGDQLFVLMTTRSHDQYNTTIYGMDDRYRGVFGQRRVVFMNPLDIARMGLAAGDWVNLVSVWQDGITRRADKFLVVSYDIPPGCLSGYYPETNNLVPLESVADLSRTPTSKSIPVMLEKTTAPEVANAA from the coding sequence ATGTCGCAATCCAAAGCCTCTATCAAGCCGTATCATCATCCAGCCGCCGGTTGGGGTGCGTTAAAGCAAGTGGCTGCGCAGCTTGCGCTGCAAAAAATCCCGGTGAAAGGCATCATGACCTTGCTGGCGCAGAACCAGCCGGATGGGTTTGATTGCCCGGGCTGCGCCTGGCCGGATAAAGAGCACACTTCTACTTTTGAGTTTTGTGAAAATGGCGTGAAGGCAGTGGCGGCGGAGGCGACTGCCAAACGCACGCCGCCTGCATTTTTTGCCAAGCACACGGTGACTGAGCTTATGGGATGGGGCGATTTTGAGTTGGAGAATGAAGGCCGGTTGACGCACCCGATGCGCTATAACGCCGTCACCGACAAGTATGAAGAAGTCTCTTGGGACGGCGCGTTTGCGTTGATCGCTGAGCATTTAAATGCCTTGGCTAACCCAAATGAAGCGATTTTTTACACCTCTGGCCGTGCGGCCAATGAGGCGGCTTTTCTTTACCAGTTGTTTGTGCGCGAATTCGGCACCAATAATTTCCCGGATTGTTCTAACCTTTGTCATGAGTCGACCAGCATGGCCTTGCCGCCAACAGTAGGCATAGGCAAGGGCTCGGTCACTTTGCATGACTTTGAGCATGCTGACACTATCCTGATTTTTGGCCAGAACCCGGCCACTAACCATCCGCGTATGTTGGGTGAGCTGCGCGAAGCGGCCAAACGTGGTGCGCGTATTGTGGCGATTAACCCATTAAAAGAGCGTGGCCTGGAGCGTTTCGCCGACCCGCAAAGCCCGTTTGATATGCTGTCTTTTAAAGGCAGTAAAATCAGTGATTTGTTTATCCAGCCAACCTTGGGTGGTGACCTGGCGCTGATTAAAGGCATGATCAAATTTGTGATTCAGTGGGATGACGAGGCGGTCAAACATGGCGCCGAACGTGTGGTAGATATTGAGTTTATCGAGCAGCATACCAATAATTTTGCAGCGATTGCCGAGGATGCGCGCCAGGAAAACTGGGATGTGATTGTGGCAGAGTCAGGCGTGCCATTGGCGCAGATTGAGGAAATCGCCCGCATTTATGCTACCGGTGACCGTGTGATTGCCACTTGGGGCATGGGCATTACCCAGCACAAACACGGCGTCGCTACGATTCAGACCTTGGTCAACCTGATGTTGTTGCGCGGCAATATTGGCAAAGAAGGCGCCGGCCTGTGCCCGGTGCGTGGCCATAGCAATGTGCAGGGCAACCGCACGGTGGGCATTTATGAAAAGATGCCGGTGGAGTTTCTCGACAGCCTGGAACGCGTGTTTGACATTAAAGTGCCGAAAACACCAGGCTACGATGCCGTGGCAGCGATCCAGGCCATGATAGATGGCAAAGCCAAAGTATTTTTTGGCCTGGGTGGTAATTTTTCAATTGCCACGCCAGACACTGACCGCACCTGGGAAGGTATGCGCAATTGCGATTTGACTGCGCATGTGACCACTAAACTGAACCGCAGCCACCTGGTGCATGGCAAAGAGGCGCTGATATTGCCATGCCTGGGCCGAACCGAAATTGATACGCAAGAAACCGGTGCGCAGGGCGTGACCGTGGAAGACTCCATGAGCATGGTGCATATCTCTTACGGCATGAACAAGCCTGCGTCACCACATTTGCTCTCCGAGCCGGCGATTGTGGCGCGCCTGGCGCATGCCACGCTCAAGCAGAGCAAAACACCCTGGTTGGACTACATTAAGGATTACAGCAAGATTCGCGATGTGATCGAACAGACCATGCCAGTGGCATTTAAAGATTACAACGAGCGCATCAAACGGCCTGGCGGTTTTCGTATGCCCGTGCCTTCTAGCGAACGCATCTGGAACACGCCCTCTGGCAAGGCCGAGTTTACCTTGCAGGCGATTCCGCAAAACTCGCCTATCCACCAGGCGCGTGAGCAATATGGTGACCAGTTGTTCGTGTTGATGACCACCCGTTCGCATGACCAGTACAACACCACTATTTATGGCATGGATGATCGCTATCGTGGTGTGTTTGGTCAGCGCCGCGTGGTGTTTATGAACCCGCTGGATATTGCGCGTATGGGACTGGCGGCAGGTGATTGGGTCAATCTGGTCAGCGTGTGGCAAGACGGCATTACCCGTCGCGCAGATAAATTTCTGGTGGTGTCTTACGATATTCCACCCGGCTGCCTGAGTGGCTATTACCCCGAAACCAATAACCTGGTGCCGCTGGAAAGCGTGGCCGACCTTTCGCGCACGCCAACCTCCAAGTCTATTCCGGTGATGCTTGAAAAAACCACTGCGCCAGAGGTAGCCAATGCTGCTTGA
- a CDS encoding PLP-dependent aminotransferase family protein: MKLYVSFAARIRAMIDEGVLRPGDRIFSVRQASQKYELSISTVLRAYLLLEQEGVISSHPQSGYYVTPRKRLQQRHASPLAKDINLADIDASKLVLTTLKSIREFGTVPLGSPFPDPQLFPLKRIHQYEKALTDDEGEWGVLSDLPPGNEMLRQQIARRYLSRGMDVSPDDIVITHGATEAITLCLQAVAKAGDSIALESPGYYALAHTVERLGMKVVEVRTDPESGIDLDALRAMTDNVRIAAVILTSNFQNPLGFVMPEAKKQALVAFLAEQQIPLIEDDVYSELYFSDEPPLPAKAFDHLGMVLHCSSFSKSLAPGYRVGWTSAGRYRQEVERLMFLNSLSLPSAPQIAIAKFMQRDSFEQHLKQLRHTLRSQYVLICNVIEQSFPAGTQLSVPKGGYVIWVKLPPSIDALELYRAAINNGITVAPGTIFSRKKELTHYIRLNFSHLWTVAIEQAVRDVGALACEMLAARKADIE, translated from the coding sequence ATGAAGCTTTATGTCTCGTTTGCTGCCCGCATACGTGCAATGATCGACGAAGGCGTGTTGCGGCCAGGTGACCGGATTTTTTCGGTGCGACAGGCCAGCCAAAAATACGAGCTCAGTATCAGCACTGTCTTACGCGCTTATTTGCTGCTGGAGCAAGAGGGCGTCATCAGCAGCCATCCGCAATCAGGCTATTACGTCACCCCGCGCAAACGCCTGCAACAGCGGCACGCATCACCGCTCGCTAAAGATATTAACCTGGCAGATATTGATGCCAGCAAGTTAGTGCTCACCACACTCAAATCTATCCGTGAGTTTGGCACCGTGCCGTTAGGCTCGCCGTTTCCAGACCCGCAGCTGTTTCCGCTTAAACGTATCCACCAATACGAAAAAGCCCTGACCGATGACGAAGGCGAGTGGGGTGTGCTGAGTGACTTGCCGCCCGGTAACGAAATGCTGCGGCAGCAAATTGCCCGCCGCTACCTGAGTCGCGGCATGGATGTGTCGCCGGATGATATTGTCATCACGCATGGCGCCACGGAGGCGATTACCCTTTGCCTGCAAGCCGTGGCCAAGGCCGGGGATAGCATTGCATTAGAGTCTCCAGGCTATTATGCGCTGGCCCATACCGTCGAGCGTTTGGGTATGAAGGTGGTTGAAGTGCGTACCGACCCCGAGTCTGGCATAGACCTCGATGCTTTGCGTGCCATGACCGATAATGTGCGTATTGCCGCGGTGATTCTCACCAGCAACTTTCAGAATCCACTCGGTTTTGTCATGCCGGAGGCAAAAAAACAGGCGCTGGTGGCGTTTTTGGCCGAGCAACAAATTCCGCTGATTGAAGACGATGTTTACAGTGAGTTGTATTTCAGTGACGAGCCGCCACTGCCTGCCAAGGCGTTTGACCATTTGGGCATGGTGCTGCATTGTTCCTCGTTTTCAAAATCGCTGGCACCTGGCTACCGGGTTGGCTGGACCAGTGCCGGGCGCTATCGTCAGGAGGTCGAGCGCCTGATGTTCCTCAATAGCCTGTCGTTGCCGTCGGCGCCGCAAATTGCGATTGCCAAGTTTATGCAACGCGATAGTTTTGAGCAGCATCTCAAGCAATTGCGGCATACGCTACGCTCGCAATATGTGCTCATTTGTAATGTCATTGAGCAAAGTTTTCCGGCAGGCACGCAGCTGTCTGTGCCCAAGGGCGGTTATGTTATTTGGGTAAAGCTGCCGCCCAGCATAGATGCACTTGAGCTGTATCGTGCCGCCATTAATAACGGCATTACCGTCGCCCCCGGCACTATTTTTTCACGCAAAAAAGAGCTCACCCACTATATCCGCCTGAATTTCAGCCACCTGTGGACAGTGGCTATCGAGCAAGCGGTACGTGATGTTGGCGCGCTGGCGTGTGAGATGCTGGCCGCCAGAAAAGCAGATATAGAGTGA
- the ada gene encoding bifunctional DNA-binding transcriptional regulator/O6-methylguanine-DNA methyltransferase Ada — protein sequence MAIATSNHLQAQRTIHDPRWQQVLSRDAQADGTFFYSVKTTGVYCRPSCGARQARPENVAFHTTSAAAEAAGFRPCQRCKPDQATLAETSAAKVALACRLIETADTSPSLAQLADHVGVSRFHFHRLFKSVTGLTPKAYASAHKAQHMRQKLAANMKITDAIYEAGYGSTSRFYDAASQALGMQPSQYRHGGRQAQIHFALAQCSLGAILVASSAKGVCAISIGDEPEPLLRALQDRFSAAELIGGDPGYESLVARVIAFIESPKLGLDLPLDVQGTVFQQRVWQALREIPSGTTVTYSELASQIGFPKAVRAVASACAANTLAVAIPCHRVIRQDGALSGYRWGVARKQALLAKEAAD from the coding sequence ATGGCCATTGCAACCAGCAACCATCTACAAGCGCAGCGCACGATACATGATCCGCGTTGGCAGCAAGTCCTTTCCCGTGATGCACAGGCAGATGGGACATTCTTTTATTCGGTAAAAACCACCGGCGTGTATTGTCGGCCATCATGTGGGGCCAGGCAGGCGCGCCCGGAAAACGTGGCTTTTCACACCACCAGTGCCGCCGCCGAGGCTGCTGGTTTCAGGCCGTGTCAGCGCTGCAAGCCTGACCAGGCAACATTGGCAGAAACCTCTGCCGCCAAAGTGGCGCTGGCCTGCCGTTTGATTGAGACAGCCGATACCAGCCCCAGTTTGGCACAATTAGCGGACCATGTTGGTGTTAGCCGCTTTCATTTTCACCGGCTGTTTAAGTCGGTGACCGGCTTGACGCCCAAGGCGTATGCCTCTGCACACAAGGCGCAGCACATGCGCCAGAAACTTGCCGCCAACATGAAGATCACCGATGCTATTTATGAGGCTGGTTACGGCTCGACTAGCCGCTTTTATGACGCTGCCAGTCAAGCGCTGGGCATGCAACCTTCTCAGTATCGGCATGGCGGCAGGCAGGCGCAGATACATTTCGCCCTGGCGCAGTGTTCGCTGGGTGCGATTCTGGTGGCTAGTAGCGCCAAAGGTGTGTGTGCCATTTCGATTGGCGATGAGCCAGAGCCCTTGCTGCGTGCGTTGCAGGACAGGTTTTCCGCAGCCGAACTGATTGGTGGTGACCCCGGCTATGAGTCATTGGTGGCGCGCGTGATTGCTTTTATAGAATCGCCCAAACTGGGGTTGGATTTGCCGCTGGATGTACAGGGGACGGTATTTCAACAGCGGGTATGGCAAGCGTTACGTGAGATCCCCAGCGGCACGACCGTGACCTATAGCGAGCTTGCCAGCCAGATTGGTTTTCCCAAGGCCGTACGGGCCGTTGCCAGCGCCTGTGCCGCCAATACGCTAGCGGTGGCGATTCCTTGCCATCGTGTGATTCGCCAGGACGGCGCCCTGTCTGGTTATCGCTGGGGCGTGGCGCGTAAACAAGCACTGCTTGCCAAAGAAGCGGCAGACTGA
- a CDS encoding EAL domain-containing protein, with translation MRTSTLLILDDDAQDASVIASEARNLGFEVRILEDASLFIDAFLAWKPTHLAIDIVMPSINGIEVLKTLAQLDCQSSIILTSGIGTDTLPAAQLAAIEHNLNIRGILYQPFHQHILRNLLTDQVSVDVHAHTSSDTSAQSFIVDASTIDDAIRNDQFSVFYQPQIELFTGKVIGFEGLLRWTHPALGIKLPELFIPVAEKTGQIDQLTQIVIASGFNFIRSLSKTLTFSLNISAKSIKNQLLNTALINASQTFELAPERVILELTETATMHDPEEAQHILSHLRTEGFKLSIDDFGTGYSSMAQLAKLPFTELKIDKSFVTTMETSSKSRKVVASTLKLAESLGLETIAEGVENTLAAIGLRELGCRYAQGYYFARPMDQSTAKTWLAQWNNQF, from the coding sequence ATGCGTACAAGCACTCTTTTAATCTTGGATGATGATGCGCAAGACGCCAGCGTCATCGCCAGTGAAGCCAGAAACCTGGGATTTGAGGTGAGGATACTGGAAGACGCCAGCCTGTTTATAGATGCATTTTTAGCCTGGAAGCCCACACATCTGGCGATTGATATTGTCATGCCCAGCATCAACGGCATAGAAGTGCTCAAGACACTGGCGCAACTAGACTGCCAATCATCCATTATCTTAACCAGCGGCATAGGCACAGACACCCTGCCCGCCGCACAACTCGCGGCTATCGAACATAACCTGAATATCCGCGGCATTCTCTACCAACCCTTTCACCAGCACATTTTAAGAAACCTGCTCACAGACCAGGTATCGGTAGATGTACATGCACACACCAGCAGCGATACCAGCGCGCAGTCTTTCATTGTCGATGCCTCAACCATTGATGACGCCATCCGCAACGATCAATTCAGCGTGTTTTATCAACCACAGATAGAGTTATTTACTGGCAAAGTCATCGGTTTTGAAGGCTTGCTGCGCTGGACGCACCCGGCACTGGGCATCAAGCTGCCAGAACTGTTTATTCCCGTGGCCGAAAAAACCGGCCAAATTGACCAACTGACCCAAATAGTGATTGCATCAGGCTTTAACTTTATTCGATCACTCAGCAAAACGCTGACATTTTCTTTAAACATATCAGCAAAAAGCATTAAAAACCAGCTACTCAACACCGCACTAATCAATGCCAGCCAGACCTTTGAACTGGCGCCAGAACGAGTCATTTTAGAGCTCACAGAAACCGCCACCATGCATGACCCTGAAGAGGCACAACATATTCTGTCGCACCTGAGAACAGAAGGCTTTAAGCTGAGCATTGATGATTTTGGTACTGGTTACTCCTCGATGGCGCAATTAGCCAAGCTACCATTTACCGAGCTTAAAATAGACAAATCGTTTGTCACCACCATGGAGACCTCGTCAAAATCGAGAAAAGTGGTGGCCTCTACGCTTAAACTGGCAGAAAGCCTGGGCCTGGAAACCATCGCCGAAGGCGTTGAAAACACCCTCGCCGCCATCGGCTTGCGCGAGTTGGGCTGCCGCTATGCGCAAGGCTATTATTTTGCCAGACCCATGGACCAATCAACCGCCAAAACCTGGCTGGCGCAGTGGAACAACCAGTTTTAA
- a CDS encoding bifunctional diguanylate cyclase/phosphodiesterase — translation MSFFKTTSHEVLRARYNSLLEDVPVAIFTALSALSIQMIVLNDQVHWSLSVATPVLRMLIGFSLLLYWFWHRDERPSIEKIRKRLEIASIVFILAGFFTFWRSVYLYPLTDTFGHYFLIFHNTLYGFCFAFILSKLGPAAYAYNLLMISSAIACIYRGDFEHAHLMTLLIMVFEVGMLITMRGSTSMFDKWVNATHETQALLKDNQRLANQDVLTQLPNRRQFFVQVEQQLALARQTNECFAVGILDLDNFKPVNDVHGHHIGDLVLMEVGKRLAQVRPEQVRFYRLGGDEFAFHLVTDDDHRSLKQVAQDINQAISQPISIDGLLMTVKASMGACIVCDNHASAQTLYEHADFALYHVKRTGRGNLEIYSETLEKERMHLNRIDQALRTADIHTELYPVFQPIIDMEANEVCAFESLARWQSPTIGAVSPAMFIPVAESLGMIADITKLMFSRSMIEMATWPANMRLSFNLSAYDVTNQAVIKALIGMMQSSQLGPDRFVFEITETALLQDFETARENIGLLRQAGAKVALDDFGTGYSSLSHVQNLPLDKLKIDRSFVKDIETNTTSQTIVRSILALCHGMHMECVAEGAETESQVRFLQAMGCQLIQGYYFAKPMPKEHIQAYLTETTLATTR, via the coding sequence ATGTCATTCTTCAAAACGACCAGCCATGAAGTGTTGAGAGCACGCTACAACAGCCTGCTTGAAGATGTGCCTGTCGCCATTTTCACGGCGCTGAGTGCGCTCAGCATTCAAATGATCGTTTTAAATGATCAGGTGCATTGGTCACTCTCGGTCGCCACCCCCGTGCTCAGGATGCTGATCGGGTTTAGCCTGCTGCTGTATTGGTTTTGGCATCGCGACGAACGACCGTCGATCGAAAAAATACGCAAACGACTGGAGATCGCCTCCATCGTCTTTATTCTTGCCGGATTTTTCACCTTTTGGCGTAGCGTTTACCTCTACCCGCTCACAGACACCTTCGGCCACTACTTTCTTATTTTTCACAACACACTCTACGGTTTCTGCTTTGCCTTTATTTTGAGCAAGCTGGGCCCGGCGGCTTACGCTTATAACCTGCTGATGATTTCGTCGGCCATTGCTTGCATTTACCGTGGCGACTTTGAGCATGCTCATTTAATGACGCTGCTGATTATGGTGTTTGAGGTTGGCATGCTGATCACCATGCGCGGCAGCACCTCCATGTTTGATAAATGGGTCAATGCCACCCATGAAACACAGGCGTTATTAAAAGATAACCAGCGCCTGGCTAATCAGGATGTACTGACACAACTGCCCAACCGGCGACAGTTTTTTGTGCAAGTGGAGCAACAGTTAGCACTGGCCAGGCAAACTAATGAATGTTTTGCCGTTGGCATTCTAGACCTCGATAATTTTAAACCGGTCAACGATGTGCATGGGCACCATATTGGCGACCTGGTGCTGATGGAGGTTGGCAAACGGCTGGCACAGGTCAGGCCTGAGCAGGTTCGCTTTTACCGTCTGGGCGGCGATGAGTTTGCGTTTCATTTGGTGACCGATGATGACCACCGCTCGCTCAAGCAAGTGGCACAAGACATTAACCAGGCCATTTCACAACCAATTAGCATTGATGGCCTGCTCATGACCGTGAAAGCGTCAATGGGCGCCTGCATCGTCTGTGACAACCACGCGTCGGCACAAACCTTGTACGAACATGCCGATTTTGCCTTGTATCATGTCAAACGCACCGGCCGCGGCAACCTCGAAATCTACTCCGAAACGCTCGAAAAAGAGCGTATGCACCTCAACCGCATAGATCAGGCCTTGCGTACCGCAGATATCCACACCGAGCTCTACCCGGTGTTTCAACCGATTATAGATATGGAAGCCAACGAAGTATGCGCCTTTGAGAGCCTGGCGCGCTGGCAAAGCCCAACCATAGGTGCGGTGTCACCCGCGATGTTTATCCCGGTGGCTGAAAGCCTGGGCATGATTGCCGACATTACCAAGCTGATGTTTAGCCGCTCGATGATAGAAATGGCCACCTGGCCAGCAAACATGCGGCTGTCTTTTAACCTTTCTGCCTACGACGTCACCAACCAGGCCGTGATTAAAGCGCTGATAGGTATGATGCAAAGCAGCCAGCTCGGCCCCGACCGATTTGTGTTTGAAATTACTGAAACCGCCTTGCTGCAAGACTTTGAAACGGCCAGGGAAAACATTGGCCTGCTGCGCCAGGCGGGCGCGAAAGTTGCGCTGGATGATTTTGGCACCGGCTATTCTAGTCTCAGCCACGTGCAAAACCTGCCGCTAGACAAATTAAAAATAGACCGCAGTTTTGTCAAAGATATTGAAACCAATACCACCAGCCAAACCATCGTGCGCTCAATTTTGGCACTCTGTCATGGCATGCATATGGAATGTGTGGCCGAAGGGGCAGAAACCGAAAGCCAGGTGCGTTTTTTGCAGGCCATGGGCTGCCAGTTAATTCAGGGCTACTACTTTGCCAAGCCCATGCCTAAAGAGCACATCCAAGCATATTTAACCGAAACCACACTCGCAACCACGCGCTAA
- a CDS encoding RNA polymerase sigma factor codes for MSETLAWCGIDLTWAYTDVLRRIGRRTACVQRAKDILHDALVFFAVSSHPAREESPQAYLNGIVNHLLVDEFRYRTRFVDEDQIDEAALILDCTPEQLYETRQKLHHLQRVVDLLPEKCRQVFWLYHVDDMKQREIAQQLEISTNMVEKHLIRAMLDIRAFQQAIN; via the coding sequence ATGAGCGAAACACTGGCTTGGTGCGGCATTGATTTAACGTGGGCTTACACCGACGTCTTGCGTCGTATTGGCCGTCGTACGGCTTGTGTGCAGCGCGCTAAAGATATTTTGCACGACGCACTGGTATTTTTTGCCGTGTCCAGCCATCCTGCCCGTGAAGAGTCGCCGCAAGCCTACTTAAATGGCATCGTTAACCATTTGCTGGTGGACGAATTTCGCTATCGCACACGGTTTGTCGATGAAGACCAGATTGACGAAGCCGCGCTGATTTTAGACTGCACGCCAGAGCAATTGTATGAAACGCGGCAAAAGCTGCATCATTTGCAGCGCGTGGTCGATTTATTGCCAGAAAAGTGCCGTCAGGTGTTTTGGCTTTATCACGTCGATGACATGAAGCAACGCGAAATTGCCCAGCAGCTGGAGATCAGCACTAATATGGTTGAGAAGCACCTGATCCGCGCCATGCTCGATATCCGCGCGTTTCAACAGGCCATTAACTAA